Proteins found in one Cetobacterium somerae genomic segment:
- a CDS encoding homocysteine S-methyltransferase family protein: MILLDGAMGTTISNIYKIEDKCREKLNYTKPELINEIHEKYIASGVDCLKANTFNCSKEALRNYGENEEKAYEYAFLGAEICRKVAKKYNKKSIGTFCLPDKDQIDGILDGNVDIIMIETIYNLNKGLQSLNLVKERMKKKKLKKPLMISFAVNKDGKLYSGEKLVDIYENFIDDYIVSIGINCSELTEGVIEALKKIKKETNLKVSFHPNSDGNIKKFVKDINRLLKIKVVDIVGGCCGTDFDHIKMLKMSFEEKL; this comes from the coding sequence ATGATTTTATTAGATGGAGCTATGGGAACAACAATTTCAAATATATATAAAATAGAGGACAAGTGTAGGGAAAAATTAAATTATACAAAACCTGAATTGATAAATGAAATACATGAAAAATATATAGCGTCAGGAGTAGATTGTTTAAAAGCAAACACTTTTAATTGTTCTAAAGAAGCCTTGAGAAATTATGGTGAAAACGAAGAAAAAGCTTATGAATATGCATTTTTAGGAGCAGAAATTTGTAGAAAAGTTGCTAAAAAATATAATAAAAAAAGTATTGGTACTTTCTGTTTGCCAGATAAAGATCAAATAGATGGAATTTTGGATGGTAATGTGGACATAATTATGATTGAAACCATTTATAATTTAAACAAAGGTCTACAGAGTCTAAATTTAGTAAAAGAAAGAATGAAAAAGAAAAAACTAAAAAAACCTTTAATGATTTCATTTGCAGTTAATAAAGACGGAAAACTTTATTCTGGGGAAAAGCTTGTGGATATATATGAAAATTTTATAGATGATTATATTGTTTCAATAGGAATTAATTGTAGTGAATTAACAGAAGGGGTTATTGAAGCATTAAAAAAAATAAAAAAAGAAACAAATTTGAAAGTGTCATTTCATCCAAATTCTGATGGAAATATAAAAAAATTTGTAAAAGATATAAATAGATTATTAAAAATAAAAGTAGTTGATATAGTTGGTGGATGTTGTGGTACAGATTTTGATCATATAAAAATGTTGAAAATGAGTTTTGAAGAGAAATTATAA
- a CDS encoding YjiH family protein: MAILKFGIYSFIGLLAFLAPITIGGESSIIMGHLKNFVLNNFSSWVNFLIMFCSVITITGTTLGFIKKNFKEQYLNDLFVTDKLSGILRIGGSFMFILISLGLAPEFLSNENTGGLMAGDMIPPLMVTFFIGVMLMPLLTSFGLVEFIGTLIAPIMRKIFKVPGYAAIDALASFLGDGTIGIVVTDQQYQKGYYTQREAAIIATSFSIVGISFAAVVADLLKFSKIFWIFYGTIAFSTIIAGFIIARLPLKKFKNEYYEGNKVDDSGARSFAEALHLATTTAGKASEKEIVVDSLFKVLVIYVTFIPVIMCVGSIGLVIAENTSFFNILSMPLMPILRGLGFTHEVASQMAPAMIVGFSDMYLPALFIENTTSEVARFIVGTLSFAQLIFLSETGMILVNSKMGFSILDVAKFFILRTAITFPVIYSIAMILVKFGILSY, from the coding sequence ATGGCAATACTAAAATTTGGTATTTATTCTTTCATAGGGCTTTTAGCATTCTTAGCTCCTATTACAATTGGTGGTGAATCATCTATTATTATGGGTCACCTTAAAAACTTTGTTCTAAATAATTTTTCAAGTTGGGTTAATTTCTTAATAATGTTTTGTTCTGTTATTACTATTACTGGAACAACTCTTGGATTTATCAAAAAGAATTTTAAAGAACAATACTTAAATGATTTATTCGTTACAGATAAATTAAGTGGAATTTTAAGAATTGGTGGTTCTTTTATGTTCATTTTAATCTCACTTGGACTTGCCCCTGAATTTTTAAGTAATGAGAACACTGGTGGATTAATGGCTGGAGATATGATTCCTCCTCTTATGGTTACTTTTTTCATAGGAGTTATGCTTATGCCACTTCTTACATCTTTTGGATTAGTTGAATTTATTGGAACTTTAATCGCTCCAATTATGAGAAAAATATTTAAAGTTCCAGGATATGCCGCTATCGATGCTCTTGCGTCATTTCTTGGAGATGGAACTATTGGAATTGTAGTTACTGATCAACAATATCAAAAAGGATATTATACTCAAAGAGAAGCTGCAATTATTGCTACATCATTCTCAATAGTAGGAATATCTTTTGCTGCTGTTGTTGCTGATTTATTAAAATTTTCTAAAATATTTTGGATATTTTATGGAACTATTGCTTTTTCAACTATAATTGCTGGTTTTATAATTGCTAGATTACCTTTAAAAAAATTTAAAAACGAGTATTACGAAGGTAATAAAGTTGATGATAGTGGAGCTAGAAGTTTTGCTGAAGCTCTTCACTTAGCAACTACTACAGCTGGTAAAGCATCTGAAAAAGAGATTGTTGTGGATTCTCTTTTTAAAGTTTTAGTTATCTATGTAACTTTTATTCCTGTTATTATGTGTGTTGGATCTATTGGTTTAGTTATTGCAGAAAATACTAGCTTCTTCAATATTCTATCTATGCCTTTAATGCCTATTTTAAGAGGATTAGGCTTTACTCATGAAGTAGCATCACAAATGGCTCCTGCTATGATTGTTGGTTTTTCTGATATGTATCTACCTGCTTTATTTATTGAAAATACAACAAGTGAAGTAGCTAGATTTATAGTTGGAACGCTTTCTTTCGCACAATTGATATTCTTAAGTGAAACTGGTATGATTCTTGTTAATTCAAAAATGGGATTCTCTATATTAGATGTAGCTAAATTCTTTATTTTAAGAACTGCTATTACATTTCCTGTTATTTATTCTATCGCTATGATACTTGTTAAATTTGGAATTTTAAGTTATTAA
- a CDS encoding glucosaminidase domain-containing protein: MLKKLIISMLIFFLYSSFSFSIDGDFHIPHEINYKTIEVKTLKDLENKPTGNHVYSLDGLDLKKLSIRNRKEVFISMLLPSIEIVNKEIDRDISIIEILSKKNSHTPEEKKELDRIFKSYKVSAYNWSELKKRMIKYPTSLILSQAAIESGWGTSKVFKEKNNLFGMNAFKHTNRTYKEYDSIKDSVKDFVLTLSRVNAYKSLRTKVHAGEPPEKIAHGLTNYSELKDAYIKKVQTMLKHNDFEKYDDV; the protein is encoded by the coding sequence ATGTTAAAAAAATTAATTATTAGTATGCTCATTTTCTTCCTTTATTCATCTTTTTCATTCTCTATTGATGGGGATTTCCATATCCCACACGAAATTAACTATAAAACTATCGAAGTAAAAACATTAAAAGATTTAGAGAATAAACCTACTGGAAATCATGTTTACTCTTTAGATGGATTGGATTTGAAAAAATTAAGCATACGTAATAGAAAAGAAGTTTTTATTTCAATGCTCCTGCCTAGTATTGAAATCGTAAACAAAGAAATTGATAGAGATATTTCTATAATAGAAATATTATCTAAAAAAAATTCTCATACTCCTGAGGAAAAAAAAGAATTAGATAGAATTTTTAAATCTTATAAGGTCTCAGCATATAATTGGTCTGAACTAAAAAAAAGAATGATTAAATATCCCACGTCACTTATTCTTTCGCAAGCTGCTATTGAAAGTGGTTGGGGAACATCAAAAGTTTTTAAAGAAAAAAATAATCTTTTTGGTATGAATGCTTTCAAGCATACAAATCGTACTTATAAAGAGTATGATTCTATTAAAGACTCTGTTAAAGATTTTGTTCTAACTCTTTCTAGAGTTAATGCTTACAAATCTCTTAGAACTAAAGTTCATGCAGGTGAACCACCTGAAAAAATTGCACATGGTTTAACTAATTACTCTGAATTGAAGGATGCTTACATAAAAAAGGTGCAAACAATGTTAAAACATAATGATTTTGAAAAGTATGATGATGTATAA
- the mglA gene encoding galactose/methyl galactoside ABC transporter ATP-binding protein MglA — protein MEKYLLEMTEVSKSFPGVKALDKVNLKIRPHTVHALMGENGAGKSTLMKCLFGIYSRDEGKVFLDGKEVNFISAKDALENGVSMVHQELNQVLQRTVMDNVWLGRYPLKGIFVDHKKMYEDTKKIFKELEIDVDPKAKVSTLSVSQMQMVEIAKAFSYNSKIIVMDEPTSSLTEKEVGHLFKIIKKLTDRGCGVVYISHKMEEIKEICDDITILRDGQWVTTTSLEGLSTDEIISMMVGRSLTQRFPEKTNIPEEVVLQVESLTAKNQPSIKDVSFELRKGEILGVAGLVGSKRTDIVETIFGIRERESGKVIINGKEIENKTSLEAIKNGFALVTEERRATGIFPQLNIEFNSLISNMTNYEGKNKILNSSKMYGDTKWVIDSMRVKTPTQKTPIGNLSGGNQQKVIIGRWLLTSPDILMLDEPTRGIDVGAKYEIYQLMLDLANKGKGIIMISSEMPELLGVTDRILVMSNGRVAGIVNTKDTTQEEILKLASLYL, from the coding sequence ATGGAAAAATATTTACTAGAAATGACAGAAGTATCAAAGTCTTTTCCCGGAGTAAAAGCTCTAGATAAGGTAAATTTAAAAATAAGACCTCATACAGTTCATGCTTTAATGGGAGAAAATGGAGCTGGGAAGTCAACTTTAATGAAATGTTTATTTGGAATTTATTCAAGAGATGAGGGGAAAGTTTTCTTAGATGGAAAAGAAGTTAATTTTATTTCAGCTAAAGATGCTTTAGAAAATGGTGTATCAATGGTTCACCAAGAACTAAATCAAGTTTTACAAAGAACTGTAATGGACAATGTTTGGTTAGGGAGGTATCCTTTAAAAGGAATATTTGTAGATCATAAAAAGATGTATGAAGATACAAAGAAAATATTTAAAGAGTTGGAAATTGATGTAGATCCAAAAGCGAAAGTTTCAACATTATCTGTATCACAGATGCAAATGGTTGAGATAGCAAAGGCCTTTTCATATAATTCTAAAATAATAGTAATGGATGAGCCTACATCCTCTCTAACAGAAAAGGAAGTTGGACATCTTTTTAAGATTATCAAAAAGCTTACAGATAGAGGTTGTGGTGTTGTATATATATCTCATAAAATGGAAGAAATAAAAGAGATTTGTGATGATATAACAATACTAAGAGATGGACAGTGGGTTACTACAACGAGTTTAGAGGGACTATCTACTGACGAGATAATAAGTATGATGGTTGGAAGATCTTTAACTCAAAGATTTCCTGAAAAAACAAATATTCCAGAAGAGGTTGTGCTTCAAGTAGAAAGTTTAACAGCTAAAAATCAACCGTCTATAAAAGATGTAAGTTTCGAATTAAGAAAAGGAGAAATATTAGGAGTAGCTGGATTAGTTGGATCTAAAAGAACAGATATAGTTGAGACTATATTTGGAATTAGAGAAAGAGAAAGTGGGAAAGTAATAATAAATGGAAAAGAGATAGAAAACAAAACTAGCTTAGAAGCTATAAAAAATGGATTCGCACTTGTAACAGAAGAAAGAAGAGCTACAGGAATTTTTCCTCAACTTAATATTGAATTTAATTCATTAATATCTAATATGACTAATTATGAAGGTAAAAATAAAATTTTAAATTCATCTAAAATGTATGGAGATACAAAATGGGTTATTGACTCGATGAGAGTAAAAACACCAACTCAAAAAACACCGATAGGGAATTTATCTGGTGGAAATCAACAGAAAGTAATAATAGGACGATGGCTTTTAACGAGTCCAGATATATTAATGCTAGATGAACCAACAAGAGGTATAGATGTAGGAGCTAAATACGAAATTTATCAATTAATGTTAGATTTAGCAAATAAAGGAAAAGGAATAATAATGATATCTTCAGAAATGCCAGAGCTTTTAGGAGTTACAGATAGAATACTTGTTATGAGTAATGGAAGAGTAGCTGGGATTGTTAATACTAAAGATACAACCCAAGAAGAAATTTTAAAATTAGCATCATTATATTTATAA
- the mglB gene encoding galactose/glucose ABC transporter substrate-binding protein MglB, whose amino-acid sequence MKRVSVLLGALALTTMASAAPTKIGVTVYRYDDNFMSTVRQRIEEVAKNDKNVEVLMNDSQNDQSKQNDQVDVLIAKGVDALAINLVDPAAASTIIQKAKAEDIPVVFYNKEPSKADMESYDKAYYVGTDSKESGVIQGEVIAKHWAANPAWDLNKDGVLQYVLLKGEPGHPDAEARTTYVTQTLNEKGIKTQELHMDTGMWDAAMAKDKMEAWLSGPNGEKIEVVIANNDGMAMGAVEALKANGKAKTPVFGVDALAEVLVMVENGDVAGTVLNDGMNQGQATYEIAKNLAEGKKPTEGTKWELKDKVLRVPYVGVDKDNLKDFKK is encoded by the coding sequence ATGAAAAGAGTTTCGGTTTTATTAGGAGCATTAGCTCTTACGACAATGGCATCAGCAGCACCAACAAAAATTGGAGTAACAGTTTATCGTTATGATGATAATTTTATGTCAACAGTTAGACAAAGAATTGAAGAAGTAGCAAAGAACGATAAGAATGTTGAAGTTTTAATGAACGATTCACAAAATGACCAATCTAAACAAAATGACCAAGTAGATGTATTAATTGCTAAAGGGGTAGATGCATTAGCAATTAACTTAGTTGATCCAGCAGCCGCATCAACAATAATTCAAAAAGCTAAAGCTGAGGATATTCCGGTTGTATTCTATAATAAAGAACCATCTAAAGCAGATATGGAGAGCTATGACAAAGCTTATTATGTAGGAACAGATTCAAAAGAATCAGGAGTTATTCAAGGGGAAGTAATAGCTAAGCATTGGGCAGCGAATCCAGCTTGGGATTTAAACAAAGATGGAGTATTACAATATGTTCTTTTAAAAGGAGAGCCTGGACATCCAGACGCAGAAGCTAGAACAACATATGTAACACAAACTTTAAATGAAAAAGGAATAAAAACACAAGAATTACATATGGATACTGGAATGTGGGATGCTGCTATGGCAAAAGATAAGATGGAAGCATGGTTATCAGGTCCAAATGGTGAAAAAATAGAGGTTGTAATTGCAAATAATGATGGAATGGCAATGGGAGCTGTTGAGGCATTAAAAGCTAATGGAAAAGCAAAAACTCCTGTATTTGGAGTAGATGCTTTAGCTGAAGTTTTAGTTATGGTTGAAAACGGAGATGTTGCAGGAACAGTACTTAATGATGGAATGAACCAAGGTCAAGCAACATACGAAATTGCAAAAAATTTAGCTGAAGGAAAAAAACCTACAGAAGGAACAAAATGGGAATTAAAAGATAAAGTATTAAGAGTACCTTATGTAGGAGTAGATAAAGACAATTTAAAAGATTTTAAAAAGTAG
- a CDS encoding DNA-processing protein DprA yields the protein MYSKDDMILWSMISSMVVNIGKIEILAFSPEYLFRIFKKSSELGINILKGNYKEVLEVINILKDGTEKEKIKIFFSDFKMLKNLRKQIDEEKKIMAKNDIKFITYFCYNYPQKLRASKIPPFVLYYKGEEIDEKNLDNSICIVGTRKPEGKNIEEFTEEIIKNMKGDLKYNISGLAVGCDCIGHKVSLKYNIKNIAILGQGLGSEIYPKEHLNLANEILNKGGTIISEIPPSLKVKGIYLLQRNRIQAYLTEELLILETGKKGGTVTTLKVAFSEKKRVYIRNIKINQTIFNMKNISKVTFISSYSDINLIKILTSKPNTLFTFEFS from the coding sequence ATGTATTCAAAAGATGATATGATTTTATGGTCGATGATAAGTTCTATGGTTGTAAATATTGGCAAAATAGAAATTTTGGCTTTTTCACCTGAATACTTATTTCGAATTTTTAAAAAATCTAGTGAATTAGGTATAAATATATTAAAGGGTAATTATAAAGAAGTATTAGAAGTTATAAATATATTAAAAGATGGGACTGAAAAAGAAAAAATTAAAATTTTTTTTAGTGATTTTAAGATGTTAAAAAATTTAAGAAAGCAAATAGATGAAGAGAAGAAAATAATGGCTAAAAATGATATAAAGTTTATTACATACTTTTGTTATAATTATCCCCAAAAATTAAGAGCATCCAAAATACCTCCATTTGTGTTGTATTATAAAGGAGAAGAAATAGATGAAAAAAATCTAGATAATTCTATTTGTATAGTAGGAACAAGAAAACCAGAAGGAAAAAATATAGAGGAGTTTACAGAAGAAATTATAAAAAATATGAAGGGAGATTTGAAATACAACATAAGTGGATTAGCTGTTGGGTGTGATTGTATTGGACATAAAGTTAGTTTAAAATATAATATAAAAAATATAGCTATATTAGGTCAAGGATTAGGGAGTGAAATTTATCCAAAAGAACATTTAAATTTAGCAAATGAAATATTAAATAAAGGTGGAACGATTATCTCTGAAATACCTCCAAGTTTAAAAGTAAAAGGGATATATCTTCTTCAAAGAAATAGAATCCAAGCTTATTTAACAGAAGAATTATTAATCTTAGAAACAGGAAAAAAAGGTGGAACTGTGACGACTTTGAAAGTAGCTTTTTCTGAAAAAAAGAGAGTTTATATTAGAAATATAAAAATAAATCAAACTATATTTAATATGAAAAATATATCTAAAGTTACATTTATAAGTTCCTATTCTGATATAAATTTAATTAAAATTTTAACTTCTAAACCAAATACTCTTTTTACTTTTGAATTTTCTTGA
- a CDS encoding MATE family efflux transporter — protein MLEQKKSLFSITIPIFLELLLVTVVGNIDTIMLGRFSDKAVGAVGGMSQVLLIQNTILSFICLGTTILMSQYVGAKNHKSTKEVIAASLVMNVVIGAVLGLIYLVAWEWILIKIKLPLSLREIGMNYFKLVGGLCIFQAISLTNGAILKSYGNTKPMLFINVGVNLLNILGNGMFIFGWLGAPILGVTGVGLSTVFSRFIGAIISLLVMTNYCKFKIVEDLKRFTREKVKQILSIGIPTAGEHLTWSLTQVIILAMVNTMGTIEITARTYLALISSFIMIFSIALGHGTAIQVGQLVGAGDKDRAYNQCMKSLTLSFIAAALVSVIVYFLRFQIMELFTKDMEVVKATAKVFPWLIFIETGRTFNIVVINALHAAGDIKFPMIMGCIVMLGVAAPLSWLLGIRMEWALVGVWIANGTDEWIRGFAMLWRWKTKKWMAKGFV, from the coding sequence ATGTTAGAGCAAAAAAAATCATTATTTTCAATAACGATTCCAATATTTTTAGAGCTATTATTAGTAACTGTAGTTGGAAATATTGATACTATAATGTTAGGTAGATTTAGTGATAAAGCTGTAGGAGCAGTAGGGGGAATGAGCCAAGTTTTATTAATCCAAAACACAATTCTAAGTTTTATTTGTTTGGGGACAACAATTCTTATGTCTCAGTATGTTGGTGCAAAAAATCATAAATCTACAAAAGAAGTTATAGCGGCATCCTTAGTAATGAATGTGGTTATTGGTGCAGTTTTAGGATTAATATATTTAGTTGCATGGGAATGGATTTTGATAAAGATAAAATTACCATTGAGTCTTAGAGAGATTGGTATGAACTACTTTAAATTAGTAGGTGGACTTTGTATATTTCAAGCAATATCTCTTACAAATGGAGCAATATTAAAAAGCTATGGAAATACAAAGCCTATGCTATTTATAAATGTTGGAGTTAATTTATTAAATATCTTAGGGAATGGAATGTTTATTTTTGGATGGTTAGGAGCACCAATTTTAGGAGTAACAGGTGTTGGACTATCTACAGTTTTTTCAAGATTTATAGGTGCGATAATTTCATTACTTGTAATGACAAATTATTGTAAATTTAAAATTGTAGAAGATTTGAAGAGATTTACTCGTGAAAAAGTTAAGCAAATTTTATCGATTGGAATTCCTACAGCAGGAGAACATTTAACATGGAGTTTGACACAAGTTATAATTTTAGCTATGGTAAATACGATGGGAACAATTGAGATAACAGCAAGAACGTATTTAGCACTTATATCTTCATTTATTATGATTTTTTCAATTGCTTTAGGACATGGAACAGCAATACAAGTAGGACAACTTGTGGGAGCCGGAGATAAAGATAGAGCATATAATCAATGTATGAAAAGTTTAACTTTATCTTTTATAGCAGCAGCGTTAGTTTCAGTTATAGTTTATTTTTTAAGATTCCAAATAATGGAGTTATTTACTAAAGATATGGAAGTTGTGAAAGCAACGGCAAAAGTTTTTCCATGGTTGATTTTTATAGAAACTGGAAGAACGTTTAATATTGTAGTTATAAATGCACTTCATGCAGCAGGAGATATAAAGTTCCCAATGATAATGGGATGCATTGTTATGCTAGGAGTAGCGGCACCGTTATCGTGGTTATTGGGAATAAGAATGGAATGGGCATTAGTTGGAGTATGGATAGCTAACGGAACAGATGAGTGGATAAGAGGTTTTGCAATGTTATGGCGTTGGAAAACAAAAAAATGGATGGCTAAAGGATTTGTATAG
- a CDS encoding GNAT family N-acetyltransferase, translating into MYKSYIYEDIENKLEEFQELDKNFFLDKEGMYYTIENKNEIIAYILLEKNENDYELKRIFVRKDERFKSYGTKLLLFIINKKIKKGNLIVGKDNSISDFLIKIGFKKKEDGEFIIEDVENKDFRKKEGQKTVIASIFWNIILAATKIGFGYIGKSRALLADGFNSLSDVVTSSGILLGIHFSNIPEDESHPFGHEKIESVIGVIMGIFMILTAFELGKGGVEILFSGEKREVPEMLTVYFALFSSVVKYFMYKQKIRVGLETENSALIADAKDSRNDIFASLGVVLGILLSIYVNPIFDLIISILVAVLIFKEGVSVILETTDTILDKQDMEFIEEIKKYIYENTDIKNVHDIMMRKSGDKIFLELHIRVPKDMSVYNAHKISDDLENSIKEDFPLVKNVIIHLDCLLN; encoded by the coding sequence ATGTATAAAAGTTATATATATGAGGATATAGAAAATAAACTTGAAGAGTTTCAAGAATTAGATAAGAACTTTTTTTTAGATAAAGAGGGTATGTATTATACTATAGAAAATAAAAATGAAATTATAGCATATATTTTATTAGAAAAAAATGAAAATGATTATGAGTTAAAAAGAATTTTTGTAAGAAAGGATGAAAGATTTAAATCTTACGGAACAAAACTTTTACTTTTTATTATTAATAAAAAAATAAAAAAAGGAAATTTAATTGTAGGTAAAGATAATTCAATTTCAGATTTTTTAATAAAGATAGGTTTTAAAAAGAAAGAAGATGGAGAGTTTATAATAGAAGATGTAGAAAATAAAGATTTTAGAAAAAAGGAGGGACAAAAAACAGTAATAGCATCAATATTTTGGAATATAATTTTGGCTGCTACAAAAATAGGATTTGGATATATAGGTAAATCAAGAGCATTATTAGCAGATGGATTTAATTCGCTTTCAGATGTTGTAACTTCTAGTGGGATTTTATTAGGAATTCATTTTAGTAATATACCAGAGGATGAATCGCACCCTTTTGGGCATGAAAAGATAGAAAGTGTAATTGGAGTAATAATGGGAATTTTTATGATACTTACAGCTTTTGAGTTAGGAAAGGGAGGAGTAGAAATTCTTTTTTCAGGAGAAAAAAGAGAAGTTCCTGAAATGCTAACAGTTTATTTTGCCCTATTTTCATCAGTTGTAAAATATTTTATGTATAAACAGAAAATAAGAGTAGGATTAGAAACAGAAAATAGTGCTCTGATAGCAGATGCTAAAGATAGTAGAAATGATATATTTGCATCTCTTGGTGTGGTATTAGGAATTTTATTGTCTATTTATGTAAATCCAATATTCGATTTAATAATAAGTATATTAGTTGCTGTATTGATATTTAAAGAAGGAGTTAGTGTAATACTAGAAACAACAGATACTATCTTAGATAAACAAGATATGGAATTCATTGAAGAAATAAAAAAATATATATATGAAAATACAGATATAAAAAATGTTCATGATATTATGATGAGAAAATCAGGTGATAAGATATTTTTAGAATTACACATAAGAGTGCCAAAAGACATGAGTGTTTATAATGCACATAAAATATCAGATGACTTAGAAAATTCTATCAAAGAGGATTTTCCATTGGTAAAGAATGTTATTATTCATTTAGATTGTTTATTGAATTAA
- a CDS encoding dicarboxylate/amino acid:cation symporter, protein MSKEKKDNLILKLVIGVIAGLIIGLFSNESVIGVIQTIKFILGQIISFTVPLIILGFIAPAITKMKANASKMLVAMLILAYLSSLGAAIFSMLSGYMIIPMLNILTVVDGLKTLPPMIFKLNIPPVLSVMSALVLALFLGLAIVWTDSKKLEAALDEFNNVILSIVYKIIIPILPLFITTTFATLAYEGSITKQLPIFLKVVVIVLVGHFIWLSILYTIGGAVSKQNPLNLLKSYGPAYLTAVGTMSSAATLPVALACAKKSKSLDDDIANFAIPLGATVHLCGSVLTEVFFVMTVSQVLYGTLPSVGTMVLFVVLLGIFAIGAPGVPGGTVMASLGIISSVLGFDDTGIALMLTIFALQDSFGTACNVVGDGALALILNGIFKKDKSLQN, encoded by the coding sequence ATGTCAAAAGAAAAAAAAGATAATCTGATACTGAAGTTAGTTATTGGAGTTATCGCAGGATTAATTATTGGATTGTTTTCTAATGAATCAGTAATTGGAGTAATTCAAACTATTAAATTTATATTAGGTCAAATTATTTCATTTACAGTTCCATTGATTATTTTAGGATTTATAGCACCTGCTATAACAAAAATGAAAGCTAATGCGAGCAAAATGTTGGTTGCTATGTTAATATTAGCCTATCTATCATCACTAGGAGCAGCTATATTTTCAATGCTTTCAGGGTATATGATTATTCCGATGTTAAATATATTGACAGTGGTTGATGGCTTAAAAACACTACCACCAATGATATTTAAGTTAAATATACCACCGGTGCTTTCTGTTATGTCAGCTTTAGTTTTAGCTTTATTTTTAGGGTTAGCAATAGTATGGACAGATTCTAAAAAGTTAGAAGCAGCTTTAGATGAGTTTAACAATGTTATTTTATCGATAGTTTACAAGATAATAATTCCAATACTACCACTTTTTATAACAACAACTTTTGCAACACTTGCATATGAAGGTAGTATAACAAAACAATTACCAATATTTTTAAAAGTCGTTGTAATTGTTTTAGTAGGACATTTTATATGGTTATCTATTTTATATACAATAGGTGGAGCGGTATCAAAGCAAAATCCATTAAATTTATTAAAATCTTATGGACCTGCATATTTGACTGCTGTAGGAACAATGTCTTCAGCAGCAACTTTGCCAGTAGCTTTAGCTTGTGCTAAAAAATCAAAAAGTTTAGATGATGATATAGCAAATTTTGCAATTCCTCTAGGAGCTACAGTTCATCTATGTGGATCAGTTTTAACAGAAGTTTTCTTTGTGATGACAGTTTCTCAAGTGCTTTATGGAACACTTCCTTCAGTAGGGACAATGGTATTATTTGTAGTTTTATTAGGTATATTTGCAATAGGTGCTCCAGGTGTTCCTGGAGGAACAGTAATGGCATCACTTGGAATAATATCATCAGTATTAGGTTTTGATGATACTGGAATAGCTCTTATGTTGACAATATTTGCTTTACAAGATAGCTTTGGAACGGCTTGTAATGTTGTTGGAGATGGAGCTTTGGCACTTATATTAAATGGGATTTTTAAAAAAGATAAAAGTCTGCAAAATTAA